A stretch of DNA from Tautonia rosea:
CTCCGGTTCGGAGCATCACCTCCGTCTCTGTTCAGGGGACCGTGAGGCTTCGAGACGGGGCCGACACCCTGGAGGCGGTGATTGATGTGGAACCGCCCCCCAGTTCACCGACCCTCGTGAGTTTTTTCCTCTCGTCCGGATGGCTTCCGGATGCGATTCGGACCTCGGACGGTCAGCTTGCCTCGCGCTGGGAACAGGAGCAACTGCCCGACGGCCGCCGTTTGATTCGGGTTTCGATGCCCGGCACACGACCCGGCGAGTTCCCTCTCAACGACGGCCGACGCCCTGAGCTGATCGTCTCGGCCTCCCTGGTACGAGAAGACCTCCGATCCCTTGAGCTTCCTCGACTTCGGCCGGTCGACCTTGCCGTGGCCGAGGAGCGCTGGTCGATCGTTTCCGATCTGGACGTCTTCCTTCGACCGGTTGAGGGAGAAGGGCTCGCTTGGCTCGATCCGACGCCAGTGTCCTCGGGGTCGGCCGTGCCAATGCCCCGTCCCCTGCTCTCCTGGCGTTGGGTGACTTCGGATGCCCGAGGGCGAGTGGTCCGGGAGCCGGTCCCGAAACGTCCCCTGGCCCTCGTGAGTCAACGAGTGACGATTCTGGATGATCGAATGACGGTGGATTGGGAGCTTCAGCTCGAGGTCCGAGGGGAACCCTTGCGGACGCTTCCGTTCCGGATTCGCCCGACCGTGCTCGACGCGATCGGGCCGAACTGGTCGCTCCTGGCGGCCGATGGCCAGCAATCAAGGCCCCTGACGGTCTCCCCTTCGGTGGGGGATGAATCGGAGCTGCGACTGCCTTCGGACCTCTCTGGCCCGCTCTCGATCCAAGGACGGCTGGAACTTCCCTGGGACGGTGAAGGTCCCTTGCCGATGCTCGATCTGCCCCGGTGGTTCGAGACTCGCGGCACCGTCATGCTTCGAGTCGATTCCGCCCTTCGCTGCGAGACGCGGGGCGACCTCTCCTTTCGGGAACTGGGAAGCGGCTCGACAGGTTCCGAGGCTGATCGCTCGTCGATCGCCTCAACTCGATTGGCGGATCGGTATCTGTATGAAGGTCAGCCCGGCTTGCTCGTTGCGCGCACAACGAGACTTCCCGCCTCGCAGTTCGATGGTGCGATTCTCCGGGCCAATCTGGCCTCGAGCCCGTCGGCCGACGGGTTGACCCGGCACCGGCTGGCGCTCGATGTGGCGGCAGAAGCCGCCGCGACGTTGGGAATCGATCTGCCGGAGGGAGCAATCCTCGCGGCCGTCTCATCGAACGGTCGGCGTGTCGAGCCGTTCGAAAAGGGGGGGATGATCTGGATTCCCCTGACGCAGCTTCCCGAGGTTGAGCGGACGGGCTCGGGGCGTCCGCGACGCGTAGTTGTGGAGTATGTCCAGACGGTCACCGCTGAGGAGGTTCAGCCTGATCAGCCTCGGTTCTCGATGCCGTGTCTGTCCTTTTCCTGGAATCTCGCCTGGCCGACCACCCGGACCCTGGCGGGAGTCGGACAGGCCCTCACCCCTGCCGATCCTGGACCGGATCGCCAAGGGTGGTTGCCAGGCGTCTCGTTCCAACGGCTGCCTCGGTTGACCGCGCTGGAACGCACGATGCTCGAACAACTCGACGAGCGAGCGGCGACTCATCCGATCGGGGGGCTTCGGCTGGGCGATGCGCTGGCCTCGTGGGATGTGGGACGCTGGCCCTTGGTGGTGGATCGATCGGCGTTTGAGGCGATCGGTCTCGGGCCAAGGACGATCGTTCCGACGGCCTCTCGATCTGCTCAGGACAACTCGGCCGGGGCCTCTCGTCGAGCACTCGCGTCGCTGGGACTGCTTGCCGTGCCCATCGATACCGTCTTTCTGATCACCTCGCCGGCGGAGGTCCCTCGGCTGACACCGACCTCTCTGGCATCGGGACCAACCCGAGAGAGTTGGGTCCGATCGCTCCGGGAGGCCGTTGCCTGGGGAGCTGACCGTTCTGATCGCTTCCAGACTCTGGAACGCTGGCGGGCGGCCTCCGGTGGACTCTCGGCGGAGGCCATCACGGCGATCAGTGGGCCGAAAACTGATTCCCGGAGAATCCATCGCTTCGTGGCGAGCGGCTGGCCTCGCCAGGATGCCGGCATCCGGTCGGTTGATCGCTGGCCGTGGTCGATCCTCGGTCTGGGCGTGGGAGTCTTGATGATTCTGGGAGCATTGATCCGGTTACCGGGGTGGGGCTGGAATGGGCTTCGGCTCAGCCTCTTGCTGCTCATCGTCATCGGAGCGGTCGTGCTTGGGGAGGTTGGGGAGCCTCGTCGAGCAGCCCTGGTGATTGGTCCCTTCTATGCGGGACTGATCGCCCTGGTGATCGCCTTGATCCAGGGACGTCCCCGCCGAGGCCGTGATGAGTCCAACGCTTCAACCTTGATCCGAGCCCGCGGGTCGGCCTCTCGAATCAGCGTGGGAGCCTCAGGAGGGATTCTCCTGATCGCTGCAATGGTGGGGGCCCATCCTGGCACTCAGGTCGATTCCAACACGGAATCGACGGTGATTGCGTTTCTGATCGAGCAAACTGCCGGCTCCGAGGTAACGCCCGGGGAACCGGTCATCTGGCTTCGTGAACGTGATGTCAACCGACTCATGGCCGCCGTGTCCGTCCAGCCTCCTGTCGAGCAACGTCCCGGTTGGCCACGAGTGGGTGTCGTCCGGGCTGAGCATGAACTCAGACCCGACACGGAGGACAGCTGGCGACTGGAATCCCGGCTCATCTTGCGATTCGAGCAGGAAGGCCCAGCCGTCTGGGAGTTGCCGATCGGACGGCCGACCGAGCTGGAGGCAACGTTCGATGGTCGTCCGCGTCCGGTCTTGATCGGGGAAACCGCCGACCGCGCGACTGTCGCGATCGACGGAACTGTGGGGTTGCACGAGCTGGTTGTCCGTCAGCGGGTTCATCCAGAAAAGGACGCCGCAGGCCTCCGCCTGGTCTTGCCCGTCAACCCGGTTGCCCTGGCCTCGCTTCGGGTGGCCGAGCCACCAGGAACCTTAGGGCCGACCCTCTCCCGATCCTTCGGTCCTCTCACGGTTGGACCCGATGGGGAGCTTCGGGCTGCAATCGGCCCGAGCGATCGAATCGAAGTTCGCTGGGATCGGATTGACGAAGAAGGAGTCGAGACCGAAGCCCCCGGTCTTGAGGGACTGCTCCTCTGGCAAGCGTTACCCACGAGCGACCTGCTTGATGCTCGGCTGACCATTCGAGGCACCAGCCCTGTCAGAGAGCTCTGGTTTGCCATCGATCCGGGCGTTGCGGTGCGGTCGGTTCGAGCTGCCGGGGCCATCGTGGAGAGCTCTCGGATCATCGCCGACGACGGCGATCGGTGGATCGCTCGCATTGACCCTCCGTTGCCCGAAGGAGCGGTTCTTCAACTCGAACTTCGCCGCGCGCTGCGTTCCGAGGCTACTGACTCCGCAGCCGAACCGCCGGACGGACCCACCCGCCGAGGTCCTCCTCGACTGGAGCCAATCGGAGTGTCCCGGTTTGACGGTCAGATTGCCTTGATGCGTCCGAAGACCTGGGGAGGACGTCTGGAAGCGGCCCCTGGCAATCCGCCAATGAGCGACCAGGAATTCGAACAGAGTTGGGGACCACTTCCCCGGGGAGGGGCGCTCGATGTGGCAGGAGCGACCCGATTCACAGGGCTCCCTCAACTATCCGTACCCCTGGGGCCGAGTAACCCTCGACGCCGAGTCGAGCCGACGGTGCAACTGGACCTCGATGCCGGCCGCTGGGAATGGCGGCTCGCCGCGAGGGTTTCCGACCTCGACGGCCGAGCCATCCGCAAGGTCATGATCAAGATCCCGGCAGACCTGGAACTTGTCGATCTTGAGGCTCCGGGCCTGACGTCCTGGGATCGACCGACTCCCGATCAACTTCGGCTGCGCTTCGATGGTCTTGCCAGTGCTGTTCGACCGATCAGCCTGGCCGGATGGATTCCCGAGCCTGCCAGGCCGATGGAGCCTGGCCCTCTGGTCTCCGATCGTCCGTTGCCCTGGCCCGAATGGCCCGGCCTGTCGGTTGAGCCGGGGACGTTGCTGCTCTCCACTCCGACAACGGCCCTGGTGGATTACCGGGGAGCTGACGGCCGTTCCCAGCCGATTGATCGGCTAGCGACCTCGAACAACCGGCGCCGCTACCGGCCGATTCCGATCGATCAACCTGGCTCATTGCGGGTCGAGACCTTCCCTGCGGTTACGGTTGAGCTTTGGAGTCAGCTGGTGTTGAGCAGCCAGTCGGCCCGCTGGGAATCGCTGGTGCGCTATCGGGTGTTGGGAGGGCCTGCGGATCGTATCGAGCTGATTCTGCCGGAATCGTGGGCGGAAGGGGCCGAGTACGAACTGGATGGCATGCCGCCCCTGGCCGTTCGCGATCTGGGTGACCGGATTGAGATCGACCCCGGCCGACCGATCTGGGGATCGACCGATCTTCGGATCCGATCGGTTCTTCCCCTGAAGGATGATCAACCGCTCGTCTTCCCCGATCTCATCGCCTGGGGACTGGGTACGGCCACCGGACATACGATTGCCCTGGTCGTTCCCAGTGATCGGCCGCCGAGTCTTGACTTCTCTGGACTTGCCCTGGCCGACACGGCCACGGAGGAGCAATTTGCGATGCTCTTTCCGTCTCCGCTTCCTCCCGACGCCAGTCGAAAGGTGTACCGCGTGCAGCCGGGTGGCTGGTCGCTGATCGTCCAGCCGCAGTCCGTCGTTCGGGGCGCTTCGAGCGACCTCGAAACGACTCGGGTGGATTTGGTTGACCTGATCTGTCTGATCGACCCCGAAGGAACGGTCCGGGGCCATGCCGTGCTGGAACTTCAGCCGCTACCTGGGCCGTTTCTGACCCTGACGGCTCCTCCCGATGCCGAGGCACCCGCCGCGGTGGTCGATGGTCGCCCGGTGCGGCCTCGGCTCGGACCGGAGGGTCGATGGATCATCCCGCTCGGGGACGGTCCGGTACGTCGTGTCGAACTGGTCTGGATTGACCCGAGGCCGCCGTCTGAGGAGCGTCAGGGCCGTCGCCTGAGCATTCCGCAGCCCTTGCACGAGGGAGCAACCGTACTTACCACGATCCGATCGGCCGAGGGGGACGCGATCAGTGCTTCCAGCGGTTCGACCTTACCGATTCCGGCGTCAGGTTTGCTCGTCGAACGATTGGAACGGGCGGGCGATCGGCTCCGATCCCGGCTGGATCGGCTTGGTTCCTCGATCACCGGTTCCGACCGCGACTCCCTCTCGGCTGAGATCGCCCGCTTCTTGACGCTTCAACGTCAGGCTGAGCGTTCGGCCTACTGGGCTGCGCTGATGATGCCCGACACCAACGAGGTTGTTCGCCAGCGAGGTCCACTTCGGCGGATCGTCACGACCCGCGAGGAGCTCGATCGCTCGCTGCTTGCCGCCGGGTTGGCTGATCTGACCAAGACGCTTCCCACGTCCTCCGATCCCGGCCCGCCGACGGACTTCCTCTCACCGCTTCGCCCCGGATTGCCCCGCCACTTCCGCTCCGAAACCGAAGCCGGGCGAGCGATCGCGTTTGATTGGGCTCCTGGGGACCTTCCGTGAGGGTCTCCAGGAGTTGGGATGGAGCATAAGATGGGTCGACGAGGGGGGCCTCGCCAACCCGATGCGATGCTTTTGGGGCAAGGAAGCTCAGATGAGCTCGGTGATTGGCGTGCCCCCTTCGACGACCCGCATGGGGCGGCCGAGAGGAGTGGTGTACTCGGTATCGACATGAATGCCGAGGGCCGTGCACATGGTGGCAATTAGGTCCATGACGCCGACCTGACGATCCACAACGTCGATGCCGTCGGAATCGGTCGCACCCACGACCTGCCCTCCCTTGATGCCGCCCCCAGCGAGGGCAACCGACCAGCTCCTTGGCCAGTGGTCTCGGCCGCCGTTCTGGTTGATGCGAGGGGTGCGGCCGAACTCGCCCATCCAGACGATCAGTGTGTTTTGGAGCATGCCGAGGCGGTTCAGGTCGGCGATGAGAGCGCCCATGCCTTTGTCGAGTTCGGGCAAACGCTGCTCGCGAAGGATGCGGAAGATGTCGTCATGATTATCCCAGCCACCCAGGCCCACTTCGACAAAGGTCACACCGGCCTGGACGAGGCGGCGGGCCATGAGACAGCCGGAGCCGAAGCTGGAACGACCGTACGCGTCTCGAACGGTGTCGGGTTCGTTCGCAAGGTCAAAGGCTCGGGTGTAGGCCGAGTTCATCATCTTCATCGTCTTGCCGTAGACATCCCGGTGTCCCACGGCTGCCGGCCCACGGTTCTGGGCGATGAAGCGATCTTCCACGAGTCCGAGCATTTGGACACGACGGTTCAAGCGAGCCGTGTCGACGTTCGGCTTGAGATTTTCGATCTGCCCGTTCGGGTTGCTCACCACGAAGGGCGCATGAGACATCCCGAGGAACCCGGCCGACTCTCCTGGCCGGTTGATCGAGACGAAGTGAGGCAAGGGAAAGTCGTCACCGAGCCGGGTGCCCAGTTCGAATGAGCAGATGGACCCGAAGCTCGGATGCACGACGGTTGGGTTCGGCTGCCAGCCGGTGTGCATCAAATAGGTGCCGCGGTCGTGGTTCCCTTCGCTCGTGCTAAGGGAGCGAATGAGGCTCAGATGCTGCATATGCTGGGCGACGGTGGGCAGGTGCTCGCTGATCTGGATGCCGGGGACGGTGGTGTCGATCGGCTTGAACTCGCCACCGTTGCGTGGGCTCTCGGGCTTCAGATCCCACGTATCGAGCTGGCTCGGGCCGCCCCCCATCCAGAGCAGGATGCAATGCTTCTGGTTCCGGCGCATCTCCTGGGCATTGGCGCGCAGCGCTCCGAGGAAGCTGGCCGCCGGAAACGCCATCGAGGTGGTGGCCAGATGCCCGAGGAAATGCCGACGAGACATGCCTCGAGGTGTCAGCAGGCGATCGAACATCGGTCGGTTCCTCCCCTCGTCGGGTCGGTTCGGGGCCATGGGAAGATCATCAATGGTTGAGGATGAACTCGTTGGAATTGAGCAAGGCCCAGAAGATGTCTTCCATGACAGCGTTCGGATTGGGCCCCTGGCGGAGCAGGACCTGTGCGGCACCGGCCTCCTTCGAGCTGGGGGGGCGGCTCAGGGCGGCCAGATACAACTTCTCGATCACGAAGTCTGCCGAGGCCTTGCGCCGGACGGCCTCGTCGAGCAACTCTCGGAGGAAGCTCCCCGGCTTGCTGCTGGTGGCCTCGTCGATCAAGTCGCCGTTCATCATCATGAGGGCCTGGGGGATGGTTCCCTGGAAGCTCGTCCCTTCGTTGGTCTCGTCGTTTCCGAAGGCGAAAGTGAACTGCCGGAGCCATCGATCGCGTCGGGCGTCGGAGTTGCCCCCGCCTCCCGCCTGGTGAGCACGAGTCGCGGTCAGGAGCGATTCGAAGAGCTGTTCGGGGGTCAAGGGCTTGAGCGTCATGTGGCTGAAGTAGGTCTCGTCACGCTCGTTGGCCCGGGTGCGGACGCTGGAAAGGTGGTAGGGCTCGGACGCAGTGATCCATCGGATCAACTGCTTGATGTCATAGCCCGACGCCTTAAAGTCCTCGGCCAGACGTTCTAGCAATTCGGGGTGGCTGGGAGGATTGTGGTCGCCGAAGTCGTCGATCGGATGAACGATCCCTCGACCGAGGAAGTGGCCCCACATCCGATTCACGAAGGCCTGGGCGAATTGATCGTTCTCAGGTTCGGTGATGAAAATGCCGAGTTCGCGACGGCGATCGACATCGGTTTCCTGGCTGATCTTGCGTCCATCGAGGTAGGTCGGGAAGGCGATCCGGATAGTCCCGTCGCGCCGGTCGTAGCGGGCGAAGGCATCGGTCGGATCATCATACAATTCGTAGTAGGCGGTTTCCTCAGCACCGCCGGCGCTGGTCCGGGAGACTTCTCGCGATCGGACTCCGCGAAAGAAGGCGTTGATTCCCCAGAAATCCGCCTGCTTCCAGTCGTTTGAGGGGTGATCGTGGCACTGGGTGCACTGGATCTGCTGACCGAGGAACACGCGGGTCGTGATTGATGTCAGAGGAACGGCATCGAAATCGAGGTGAGCGAGGGCGAAATTCGTTGCGCCGTTCTCAGGGGTGTTCGGCCCCGAGGCGGTCACCAGTTCCCGAGCAATCTCATTCCAGGGCTCATTCGCGGCAAATCGGGTCCGGAGCCAGGCCCGCAAGGCGTTCCGGTTGACCTGATTACCGGTGTCTCCCCGTCCGATCAGAACCACGGACCAGAAATTCCCGAAGTTCTGGGCGTAGTCCGGATGATCGAGCAGGTAGGAGATGAGTTTCTCCCGCTTATTGGCGTCCTTGCTCTGAAGATAATCAGACGCTTCCTGAAGGCTTGGGATGCGTCCCAGGATGTCGAGATAGGCCCGACGCAGATATTCCCCATCCGTCGCCCGAGCAGAGGGCTTGACCCCGGCCTCCTCCCAACCTGCGCGGATCCAGGCGTCGATGGCCTCAGTCGTGGATCGCTCGGCGCTCTCATCCGCCATCGCCGGACCTGCGAGCAGCACGAACGCCGTTGCCATTCCGGCCAGATAAAGGCCCGCACGGACCCTCGATCGTTCCCGTTGGCTCGTCGTCATGCGGGGCACTCCTCTCGCACTTCCCGACCGACGTCTCGATCAGGAGGCGATTACGTAACAATTGTCGTCGCAAAGAGTTCGGGGAGAATGGCACGTGATGCAGCGACACGAAGGAGCCAAAGGCCTGAATAGACCCACTCCATCATGGTCAGGCGCAAACGGGTCCTCAATCAAATTCTACGCAAAACAACGACGCGTGTGACTAGATTCTTCCATCACGTCCTGCGCGCAATCGCGCACGGCTACACCCTTGGTGGGATCATGAAGCGGGGGAGTTCAAGAGGTGTCACCAGGAATCGTGTCAGGCACTCTCGCGGTGATATTGCAGGTCAAGCAGGCGACGGTAGAGCGCGGAGGTCCGTCTCAGTTCGTCCTCGGTCCCAACCGACTCGATCCGTCCCTCGTTCATCAAGACGATCCGATCAGCAAACTGGAGCGAGCCGAGATTGTGGGTGATGAGGAAGGTCGTGCGTCCTCGGGAGAACTCCTCGATCGCGCGGCGAATCAGGGCCTCATCCTGGATGTCGACGGCACTGGTTGCCTCGTCGAGGATGAGGATCGCCGGGTCGCGGAGCATCGCTCGGGCCAGGGCGATCCGTTGCCGTTGACCTCCGGAGAGCCCGGCACCCCGCTCACCGATGATCGTGTCGTAGCCTTCTGGCATCGTGGAGATGAATTGATGAGCATAGGCGCGTCGGGCGGCGGCTTCGATCTGTTCCCTCGTGGCGAACGGGGAGCCGTAGCCGATGTTCGCTGCGATCGAATCTTCAAACAGAATTGTTTCCTGAATGACCATGCCAATTTGCGATCGGAGGCTCTTGAGCGATACCTCGCGCAAATCGTGGCCATCAATCCGAATCGCTCCGTCTTCCACGTCCCAGAACCTGGGCAAGAGATTCATCAGGGTTGACTTGCCGCAGCCGTTGGGGCCGACCAAAGCAATGGTCTCGCCGTGCCGGACCTTCAGGTTGAGCCCTCGGAGCACCTGAGCGCGGTCATCGTAGGAGAAATGAACATTTTCGAACTCGATTTGCATCCGGTGGGGAGGGATCCGAAGGGCTCCCGGCCGTTCGATGACCGTCGGCTCTCGATCCATCAAGGCGCAAATTCGATCGGAGGCGGCCGCGGCACGCTGGATCTTCGAATGCACGTTCGAGAGCTTTCGCAACGGGTCAGACACCCCGGCAAGCATGACGTAAAGGGTGAGCAACTGCTCGATCGTCATCGGTTCGGAGGCAAGTTGAAGCCGAAAGAGGCCAAGGTCGAGGAACCGAGACTCGCGCAAGACCAGATACGCACCAGACATCAGGGCGATGGAAACCGTCGTCAAGGCGAGCAATTCCAGCACCGGATCACTCATCGCCTCGATGGTCGCCACCCGGACGCGCTTCTTGTAAAGCGCCTTGGATTCGAGATAGAACCGCCGGCGTTCCCGGCGTTCCATGGTGTAGGCCTTGACAAGCTTGATCCCCTGGAAGGTCTCCTGGAGGATCTTGTAGATGTTCGACATGCTTTCGAGCGATCGTCGAATCGCTCGCTTCATGAGCTTGCCGACCTTGACCGTTGTGATCGCCGAAACGGGAACCAGGACCAGCGCCAGGAGCGTCAATCGCCAGTTAAGCCAGAGGGCCCCGCCCAGGCACGCGATAATGCGCAAGGGTTCGCGCACGACCTTGCTCAGGAGAACCACGAGCCCCTGGCTGACCGAATCGAGGTCGCTCGTGAACCGGGCCATCAAGTCGGCCGAGCCTTGCTGATTGAAACTGGCGAGGTCGAGCGCGAGGGTGCGTCGGAAAAAGCGTTTGCGAATATCGAAGATCGAGAGCTGCATGATGTTCGCCACCAGGAATTCCTGGCCGAACATGAAGACCCCTTTAATGGCGACGCCGACCATCACCAGGGCGAGCAGGACTGTTAAGGTACGGAAATTGTCCTCGGGCAACCAGCGACTGACCCAGGGAGCGACGGCTTCGAACCGGGCTTGCCAGCCTTCGGCCTTGGCCATTTCTTTCTGCCAGGAGCGTTCGCGGCGGTCGAGCGCGGCCAGCCCTCCTTCTTCCATGAGCCGAGAGGCATGGCCGAGTTCGTCGTAGCGGGCTTCGGCGATCCGGTAGGCCCGGGTCAGCTCCATGTATCGATCAAGCTGATCGGCAGGCAAAGACGGCTTGGGGCCGACGGAAGTGGCATGGAATTCCTCTGGAACCTCATTGAAGTAGGCGTTCCAGGCGCTTTGATATCCCGATTTGATCTCATCAATGTAATCGTTGTTGACACCCGCGGGACCGGCCTGTCGAACCATGTCCAACTCGGCAAGTCGAGCGCGCACGGTCTCCGCATCGGTTTCGTACCGTTCAATTTGATCGGCGACCCAGGTCTGGACGTTCTCGCCGCCGAGAAGGATTTTCAGCAGCGGGAAGACTGCACCCAACTCTGTAAACCAGAGCAAGGCAACCATCATCGCGCAGCCGATCGACAGCATGAATCGGCCCCGATAGGGCCAGGCAAACCGTACGAGACGGGCGAAATTCTTCATGAGTGCGCCAGACCGTCGACGTGAAACCCTCGGGCGTCCTTGCCGACCCCGACCGCATTCGATGCGCGGTCTCCCGCGCGTGGTCGGGGCTGGGGTTGAAGGAGGTCTACCATTCCCCAACGATTCTCGCAAGCCGACTTGTCTCGGAATTGGTCGTACACCACGGCTCAGGAACGCGAGTCGAACTCTTTTCAGAGCTTGGCGTTCTGCCGAGTCAAATCAAGAGCGATTGGCATGGTCTTCTCTGGACAGGACACCGTTCAGGAAACGTGCGGGATTCCATCCGCCTGATTTGGTTGCGTGAAGCCCGATGTGGGTTGCGACCTGAAACGGCCAAGGCCGGCGGGCTCCCACTGGGAAGCCGCCGGCCCTGATTCGTGGATCGCAAACGTTGTTCGACCGCAATCGACTTAAAGAACGAACCGGAAGGTTTTGGTGATCGTCCGCCAGAGCCACCAACCGAGGGTGGCGGTCCCGCCGTCGATCTTGGCCATCCCTCGCTGGCCGGGGTGGAGAGTGAGATTGGAGTTGTCGATCGGGATGATGACCTCGTAGACCGTGGTCAACGGTCGGGCCTCACCGGTTTCCTGGTCGGGCTGGGTGGCAATCTCGCCGCCGGCGAGGTTGGAGAGCTCCGGGGGGATCTCCTCGCGGTTGCGGCGGGCGATCTCCTCGACGTGGCTGAGAATCGTATCGTGGGACTTGCCATAAATCTTGACCCAAGCGGTCGCCTTGGCACTCTCAGAGTCCTGCTTGATCAAGTCGATATCCGATTGATCGATGAGCAGATGAGCTTCCAGCTGCTTCGGGTCGCCCACTTCACAGAACAGGTCGCCAGGTTTCATGAACGAGCCGGTGACTTCGCGATTGGGGACACCCATGACTACGCCGTCTCGAGCGGCGGTCAGAAAGAGTTTCCCTTGCTGGTCAATCGCCACGTTGAGCTTCGGCTGGAGATCCTGTTCAATCATGTCGACCGTTTCCAGGTGAAGCACCCGGTTCAAGGGATTATTCCCACTGGTCTGGTCGTAGAGTCGAGCCTTGACCTCATTGACCTCGATCTCTTCGTTCAACTCGCTGACTTCGCGGAGCAGGTCGAGGTTACTCAGGCGAGCGATGACGGTTCCGGGGGTGCCGTCGTCGCGAGGTCCTTCGACGCGTTGATTATCTCGGACGTCGATGGAGACGAGCCGGCCGGGCACTTCGACGTAAATGCGGTCGGGCTTGGCGGGTCTCAGGACGAGCGTCCCCTTGATCCGCAGCGGGGTCGGAATCAGCAGGATCAAGGCGATCACGGCCGCCGCCACGGCGAAGCAAGCCGCCGCTCGGACCTTCTTCACTTTGCGCATCCTCCCGGGTTGGCGGACAAACTTGACGATCTGCCACATTGGCATGACCAGGAGCGGCACCAGGGCTCCCATCGCCAGCATGGCGCTGATGACCCGGAGCTTCGGCGGCAGGAAATGGTAAAGGAAGAAGATGATGCTGAAGGTGATAAACCATCGGTAGAAGTACGATGCCACCGCATACGTCACGAACAGGGCGCGACGCGAGCGAGGCATGTAACTCTGAACCGGGACCTCCAGGCCAAGCACCTTCTCCTGAAATGCGTAGGCAAAGAACTGGGTCGACTTGATCCGGAGATTCGGAATCTCCAGATAGTCTGAGGCGACGTAGTATCCGTCGTATCGCAGCAGTGGATTTGCATTAAAAAGTATTGTGTTCACCGAACAGATGAACATAGTCGAGAGCATGAGACTGTTGAACAGGCCTGGCTGGGTGTTCCACCAGACGAAGGTGGCCAGGGCCGCGAGGAAGCACTCGACATAGATTCCTGCCCCCGCGATCCAGATGCGTTTCCACTTGTTCGGTAAGAGCCAGCTGTCCGTGACGTCGCAGTAGAGGGCGGGAGTGAGAACCAGGAAGAGGATGCCCATCTCGTGGACTTCCGATCCATAGTGCTTGGCCGT
This window harbors:
- a CDS encoding ABC transporter ATP-binding protein, with translation MKNFARLVRFAWPYRGRFMLSIGCAMMVALLWFTELGAVFPLLKILLGGENVQTWVADQIERYETDAETVRARLAELDMVRQAGPAGVNNDYIDEIKSGYQSAWNAYFNEVPEEFHATSVGPKPSLPADQLDRYMELTRAYRIAEARYDELGHASRLMEEGGLAALDRRERSWQKEMAKAEGWQARFEAVAPWVSRWLPEDNFRTLTVLLALVMVGVAIKGVFMFGQEFLVANIMQLSIFDIRKRFFRRTLALDLASFNQQGSADLMARFTSDLDSVSQGLVVLLSKVVREPLRIIACLGGALWLNWRLTLLALVLVPVSAITTVKVGKLMKRAIRRSLESMSNIYKILQETFQGIKLVKAYTMERRERRRFYLESKALYKKRVRVATIEAMSDPVLELLALTTVSIALMSGAYLVLRESRFLDLGLFRLQLASEPMTIEQLLTLYVMLAGVSDPLRKLSNVHSKIQRAAAASDRICALMDREPTVIERPGALRIPPHRMQIEFENVHFSYDDRAQVLRGLNLKVRHGETIALVGPNGCGKSTLMNLLPRFWDVEDGAIRIDGHDLREVSLKSLRSQIGMVIQETILFEDSIAANIGYGSPFATREQIEAAARRAYAHQFISTMPEGYDTIIGERGAGLSGGQRQRIALARAMLRDPAILILDEATSAVDIQDEALIRRAIEEFSRGRTTFLITHNLGSLQFADRIVLMNEGRIESVGTEDELRRTSALYRRLLDLQYHRESA
- a CDS encoding DUF1501 domain-containing protein is translated as MFDRLLTPRGMSRRHFLGHLATTSMAFPAASFLGALRANAQEMRRNQKHCILLWMGGGPSQLDTWDLKPESPRNGGEFKPIDTTVPGIQISEHLPTVAQHMQHLSLIRSLSTSEGNHDRGTYLMHTGWQPNPTVVHPSFGSICSFELGTRLGDDFPLPHFVSINRPGESAGFLGMSHAPFVVSNPNGQIENLKPNVDTARLNRRVQMLGLVEDRFIAQNRGPAAVGHRDVYGKTMKMMNSAYTRAFDLANEPDTVRDAYGRSSFGSGCLMARRLVQAGVTFVEVGLGGWDNHDDIFRILREQRLPELDKGMGALIADLNRLGMLQNTLIVWMGEFGRTPRINQNGGRDHWPRSWSVALAGGGIKGGQVVGATDSDGIDVVDRQVGVMDLIATMCTALGIHVDTEYTTPLGRPMRVVEGGTPITELI
- a CDS encoding site-2 protease family protein is translated as MLRDPSQSASVPAGQAAEYLTARLRPDLVVQPVPYEGVTHYVIKDPIALKYFRFKSEEYFLLQELDGKKTLQDIKRAFERKFRPQTITVEDLLRFVAQLHEASLVLVDTPEQAKALVKRKRKNRWKKIKQGAANILYIKIPIIDPEKLLTWMYPYFRWLFTSYFVVFSLGMMLAALTLVFAQWDTFTTKLPTFESFFNWRTLPSLWLSLAIVKIIHEFGHGLTAKHYGSEVHEMGILFLVLTPALYCDVTDSWLLPNKWKRIWIAGAGIYVECFLAALATFVWWNTQPGLFNSLMLSTMFICSVNTILFNANPLLRYDGYYVASDYLEIPNLRIKSTQFFAYAFQEKVLGLEVPVQSYMPRSRRALFVTYAVASYFYRWFITFSIIFFLYHFLPPKLRVISAMLAMGALVPLLVMPMWQIVKFVRQPGRMRKVKKVRAAACFAVAAAVIALILLIPTPLRIKGTLVLRPAKPDRIYVEVPGRLVSIDVRDNQRVEGPRDDGTPGTVIARLSNLDLLREVSELNEEIEVNEVKARLYDQTSGNNPLNRVLHLETVDMIEQDLQPKLNVAIDQQGKLFLTAARDGVVMGVPNREVTGSFMKPGDLFCEVGDPKQLEAHLLIDQSDIDLIKQDSESAKATAWVKIYGKSHDTILSHVEEIARRNREEIPPELSNLAGGEIATQPDQETGEARPLTTVYEVIIPIDNSNLTLHPGQRGMAKIDGGTATLGWWLWRTITKTFRFVL
- a CDS encoding DUF1549 and DUF1553 domain-containing protein gives rise to the protein MTTSQRERSRVRAGLYLAGMATAFVLLAGPAMADESAERSTTEAIDAWIRAGWEEAGVKPSARATDGEYLRRAYLDILGRIPSLQEASDYLQSKDANKREKLISYLLDHPDYAQNFGNFWSVVLIGRGDTGNQVNRNALRAWLRTRFAANEPWNEIARELVTASGPNTPENGATNFALAHLDFDAVPLTSITTRVFLGQQIQCTQCHDHPSNDWKQADFWGINAFFRGVRSREVSRTSAGGAEETAYYELYDDPTDAFARYDRRDGTIRIAFPTYLDGRKISQETDVDRRRELGIFITEPENDQFAQAFVNRMWGHFLGRGIVHPIDDFGDHNPPSHPELLERLAEDFKASGYDIKQLIRWITASEPYHLSSVRTRANERDETYFSHMTLKPLTPEQLFESLLTATRAHQAGGGGNSDARRDRWLRQFTFAFGNDETNEGTSFQGTIPQALMMMNGDLIDEATSSKPGSFLRELLDEAVRRKASADFVIEKLYLAALSRPPSSKEAGAAQVLLRQGPNPNAVMEDIFWALLNSNEFILNH